From a region of the Latilactobacillus sakei genome:
- a CDS encoding ABC transporter, whose translation MKNIKVLKRLMRYIGPYKITFWSAITATVISVLANALWPFIMGLAVTEISQNLAQHVAVNFSYITKVIAMILSFALLYQTMMFLGSFLMTRAVQHAMRDLRRDINLQMNALPVRFFDSQQQGNILSRVTNDVDAITNALQQSLIQVVTSILGIIMAVVMMLTINLWMALLSLIMIPASLLISKAIIKKSQVYFQGQQNTLGEMNGYVQENYGGFSVLKLYGQEERAVDEFAAITDRLTEFGFKAAFISGIMMPLVGLTTNLTYAGMATLGGYYVLHGVITVGNLQAFIQYIWQINQPISQITQLSGVMQAAAAATQRVFEILDEPIEPTDQETAELPANVQGKVEFKDVSFSYDPAKPLIRDLSFTANPGDKIAIVGPTGAGKTTMINLLMRFYDVSSGQILIDGVDTRQLSKQTVRSLFGMVLQDAWLYHTTITENIRFGKLDATEYEVVDAAKTANVDHFIHTLPNGYQMTIDEEADNVSLGQKQLLTIARAVIANPKILILDEATSSVDTRLESLLQKAMEKVMQGRTSFVIAHRLSTIRDANLILVMDHGQIVEKGTHDDLLAANGVYAKLYNSQFAETKLNA comes from the coding sequence ATGAAGAATATTAAGGTGCTCAAACGCCTGATGCGCTATATTGGGCCTTATAAAATAACGTTCTGGTCAGCAATTACTGCAACGGTGATTTCCGTTTTAGCGAATGCGCTATGGCCATTTATCATGGGACTAGCAGTGACTGAAATTAGTCAAAACTTAGCGCAACACGTTGCCGTTAACTTTAGCTACATTACTAAAGTGATCGCGATGATTCTCAGCTTTGCATTACTCTATCAAACAATGATGTTTTTGGGGTCGTTTTTAATGACGCGTGCCGTCCAACACGCAATGCGTGATTTACGGCGGGATATCAATCTACAGATGAACGCTTTGCCAGTCCGTTTCTTTGATTCACAACAACAAGGCAATATCTTGTCGCGGGTTACTAATGATGTTGATGCAATCACCAATGCTTTGCAACAGAGTTTAATTCAAGTGGTGACTTCAATTTTGGGGATCATCATGGCAGTCGTTATGATGTTGACGATTAATTTATGGATGGCGTTATTATCCTTAATTATGATCCCAGCCTCACTTTTGATTTCCAAAGCAATCATCAAAAAGTCACAAGTTTACTTCCAAGGGCAACAAAATACCTTGGGTGAGATGAACGGCTATGTTCAAGAAAACTATGGTGGCTTCAGTGTCTTGAAGTTGTATGGTCAAGAAGAACGAGCAGTTGATGAATTTGCAGCGATTACCGATCGATTGACTGAATTTGGCTTCAAAGCGGCCTTTATTTCAGGAATCATGATGCCGTTAGTGGGTTTGACGACTAATCTGACCTACGCGGGGATGGCAACCTTGGGTGGTTACTATGTCTTGCACGGTGTCATTACGGTTGGTAACTTGCAGGCCTTTATTCAATATATTTGGCAGATTAATCAACCGATTTCGCAAATCACACAATTATCCGGTGTGATGCAAGCCGCTGCCGCTGCGACACAACGAGTTTTTGAAATCTTAGATGAACCGATTGAACCAACTGATCAAGAAACGGCTGAATTACCGGCTAATGTTCAGGGGAAAGTTGAATTTAAAGATGTCAGCTTTAGCTATGATCCAGCCAAACCGTTGATTCGTGATTTAAGTTTCACTGCCAATCCGGGCGATAAAATTGCGATTGTTGGGCCAACTGGGGCCGGGAAAACGACGATGATTAATTTATTAATGCGTTTTTACGATGTCAGTTCTGGTCAAATCCTGATTGATGGCGTCGATACCCGCCAATTGAGTAAACAGACAGTTCGCTCACTCTTTGGGATGGTGCTGCAGGATGCTTGGTTGTACCACACAACGATTACGGAAAATATTCGTTTTGGGAAGCTAGATGCCACTGAATATGAAGTCGTGGATGCTGCCAAAACGGCTAATGTTGATCACTTTATCCATACATTGCCAAATGGTTATCAGATGACAATTGATGAAGAAGCGGATAACGTGTCGTTAGGACAAAAGCAACTCTTAACGATTGCTCGGGCAGTGATTGCTAATCCTAAAATTTTGATTTTAGATGAAGCAACCAGTTCAGTCGATACGCGCTTAGAAAGCTTACTACAAAAGGCGATGGAAAAGGTGATGCAAGGTCGAACAAGCTTTGTGATTGCCCATCGCTTATCAACAATTCGGGATGCTAACCTAATTTTAGTGATGGATCACGGTCAAATTGTTGAAAAAGGAACGCATGATGACTTATTAGCCGCTAATGGTGTTTATGCTAAGCTTTATAACAGTCAATTTGCAGAAACAAAATTAAATGCATAG
- a CDS encoding peptide deformylase has product MILMKDIIREGNPTLREIAQPVSFPLSDEDRQLAADMMTFLENSQDPEIAAKYQLRAGVGLAAPQVDVSKQMSAVLVPGPEGESPILKDVIINPKIISHSVQDAALAEGEGCLSVDREVPGYVPRHDRITLRYQDVEGVSHKIRLKNYPAIVCQHEIDHLNGILFFDHINKENPFAAPDDMIILE; this is encoded by the coding sequence GTGATATTAATGAAAGATATTATCCGCGAGGGTAATCCTACACTTAGAGAAATTGCACAACCTGTTTCATTCCCATTATCTGACGAAGATCGGCAACTTGCCGCTGACATGATGACATTCTTGGAAAATAGCCAAGATCCAGAAATTGCTGCGAAATATCAATTACGCGCCGGTGTTGGCTTAGCCGCTCCACAAGTCGATGTTTCAAAACAAATGTCAGCCGTTTTAGTCCCAGGCCCTGAAGGCGAATCCCCAATCTTGAAGGACGTAATTATTAATCCTAAGATTATTAGCCACTCTGTTCAAGACGCTGCTTTAGCCGAAGGTGAAGGTTGCCTATCAGTCGATCGCGAAGTCCCCGGTTATGTGCCCCGGCACGACAGAATTACATTACGTTATCAAGACGTTGAAGGTGTTAGTCATAAGATCCGTCTTAAAAACTATCCCGCAATTGTTTGCCAACACGAAATCGATCATTTAAACGGTATTCTTTTCTTTGACCACATCAACAAAGAAAATCCATTTGCCGCACCGGATGATATGATTATTCTTGAATAA